The Phyllostomus discolor isolate MPI-MPIP mPhyDis1 chromosome 4, mPhyDis1.pri.v3, whole genome shotgun sequence genome window below encodes:
- the TNFAIP3 gene encoding tumor necrosis factor alpha-induced protein 3 isoform X1, translating to MMAEQLLPQALYLSNMRKAVKIRERTPEDIFKPTNGIIHHFKSMHRYTLEMFRTRQFCPQFREIIHKALVDRNIQASLENQKKLNWCREVRKLVALKTNGDGNCLMHAASQYMWGVQDTDLVLRKALFSTLKETDTRNFKFRWQLESLKSQEFVETGLCYDTRNWTDEWDNLVKMASTDTPGARSGLQYPSLEEIHIFVLCNILRRPIIVIADKMLRSLESGSNFAPLKVGGIYLPLHWPAQECYRYPIVLGYDSQHFVPLVTLKDSGPEIRAVPLVNRERGRFEDLKVHFLTDPENEMKEKLLKEYLMVIEIPVQGWDHGTTHLINAAKLDEANLPKEINLVDDYFELVQHEYKKWQENNDQGRRELHPVDPSVSQLSLMDVKCETPNCPFFMSTNTQPLCHECAERRQKNQNKSPKPKSKPGPDVVLGASRGEAYEPTAWNPQETAGGPHSAPPTAPSLFLFSETTAMKCRSPGCPFTLNVQHNGFCERCHNARQLNAGHTSENTRRLDPGKCQACLQDVTRTFNGICSTCFKRTTAEPPANLSSSIPPSCHQRSKSDPAQLLQSLSPHSCHRAGSEAPSGCLSQAARTPGDRTGTSKCRKAGCMYFGTPENQGFCTLCFIEYRENKHFVAASGKVGPTASRFQNATPCLGRECGTLGSTVFEGYCQKCFIEAQNQRFHEAKRTEEQLRLSQPRDVSRTTPSGSRPKCARASCKNILACRNEELCMECQHLGQRAGTGAHRAEPLPEEPPKQRCRAPACDHFGNTKCNGYCNECFQFKQMYG from the exons ATGATGGCTGAACAACTCCTTCCTCAGGCTTTGTATTTGAGCAATATGCGGAAAGCTGTGAAGATCAGAGAGAGGACtccagaagatatttttaaacctACCAATGGAATCATTCATCATTTCAAATCCATGCACCGATACACACTGGAAATGTTCAGAACTCGCCAGTTTTGTCCACAGTTTCGGGAGATCATCCACAAAGCTCTCGTAGACAGAAACATCCAGGCCTCCCTGGAAAATCAGAAGAAGCTCAACTGGTGTCGGGAAGTCAGGAAACTTGTGGCTCTGAAAACAAATG GTGACGGAAACTGCCTCATGCACGCCGCTTCGCAGTACATGTGGGGTGTTCAGGACACCGACCTGGTCCTGAGGAAGGCCCTCTTCAGCACTCTCAAGGAGACGGACACACGCAACTTTAAATTCCGCTGGCAGCTGGAGTCTCTTAAATCTCAGGAATTCGTGGAAACGGGGCTGTGCTATGACACCCGG AATTGGACTGATGAGTGGGACAACCTTGTCAAAATGGCCTCCACAGACACACCAGGGGCCCGCAGCGGCCTCCAGTACCCGTCCCTGGAAGAAATACACATATTTGTCCTGTGCAACATCCTCCGAAGGCCGATTATCGTCATTGCAG ACAAAATGCTGAGAAGTTTGGAATCGGGTTCCAATTTCGCTCCTTTGAAGGTGGGCGGGATTTACTTGCCTCTCCACTGGCCTGCCCAGGAATGCTACAGATATCCCATCGTTCTCGGCTACGACAGCCAGCACTTTGTACCCCTGGTGACCCTGAAGGACAGCGGGCCCG aaatCCGAGCCGTTCCACTTGTTAACCGAGAGCGAGGAAGATTTGAAGACTTAAAAGTTCACTTTTTGACAGATCCTGAGAATGAGATGAAGGAGAAGCTCTTGAAAGAATACTTGATGGTGATAGAAATCCCCGTCCAAGGCTGGGACCACGGCACCACCCATTTGATCAATGCTGCAAA GTTGGATGAAGCTAACTTACCAAAGGAAATAAACCTGGTAGATGACTACTTTGAACTCGTCCAGCACGAGTACAAGAAGTGGCAAGAGAACAATGACCAGGGGCGGAGAGAGCTGCACCCCGTGGACCCCTCCGTCTCCCAGCTGTCTCTCATGGACGTAAAATGCGAAACGCCCAACTGCCCGTTCTTCATGTCCACGAACACCCAGCCTCTGTGCCATGAATGCGCAGAGAGGCGGCAAAAGAACCAGAACAAATCCCCAAAGCCGAAGTCCAAGCCAGGCCCTGACGTGGTGCTTGGAGCCTCTCGGGGTGAGGCCTACGAGCCCACAGCCTGGAACCCCCAGGAGACAGCCGGGGGGCCTCATTCGGCCCCTCCGACAGCTCCCAGCCTCTTCCTGTTCAGCGAGACCACCGCGATGAAGTGCAGGAGCCCCGGCTGCCCTTTCACACTGAACGTACAGCACAACGGATTTTGTGAGCGTTGCCACAATGCCCGGCAACTTAATGCGGGCCACACCTCGGAAAACACGAGGCGTTTAGATCCTGGGAAGTGCCAGGCCTGCCTCCAGGACGTCACCAGGACATTTAATGGGATCTGCAGCACGTGCTTCAAACGGACTACGGCAGAGCCCCCCGCGAACCTCAGCTCCAGCATCCCTCCTTCCTGTCATCAGAGGTCTAAGTCAGACCCCGCACAGCTGCTCCAGAGCCTCTCCCCGCATTCCTGCCACAGAGCGGGGAGTGAAGCCCCCTCTGGCTGCCTCTCTCAGGCTGCACGGACTCCAGGGGACCGGACGGGGACAAGCAAATGCCGGAAAGCGGGCTGCATGTACTTTGGAACTCCCGAAAACCAGGGCTTTTGCACGCTGTGTTTCATCGAGTACAGAGAAAATAAAC ATTTTGTTGCTGCCTCGGGGAAAGTAGGTCCCACAGCCTCCAGATTCCAGAATGCAACCCCCTGCCTGGGGAGAGAATGCGGCACCCTCGGAAGCACCGTGTTTGAAGGATACTGTCAGAAGTGTTTCATTGAAGCTCAAAATCAGAGATTCCATGAAGCAAAAAGGACTGAAGAGCAACTG AGACTGAGCCAGCCCAGAGACGTGTCCCGGACTACGCCGAGTGGCTCCAGGCCCAAGTGCGCCCGGGCCTCTTGCAAGAACATCCTGGCCTGTCGCAACGAGGAGCTCTGCATGGAGTGCCAGCACCTCGGCCAGAGAGCAGGCACGGGAGCCCACCGGGCTGAGCCTCTTCCCGAAGAGCCCCCCAAACAGCGCTGCCGAGCCCCCGCCTGTGATCACTTTGGCAACACCAAGTGCAATGGCTACTGTAATGAGTGCTTTCAGTTCAAGCAGATGTATGGCTAA
- the TNFAIP3 gene encoding tumor necrosis factor alpha-induced protein 3 isoform X2 → MMAEQLLPQALYLSNMRKAVKIRERTPEDIFKPTNGIIHHFKSMHRYTLEMFRTRQFCPQFREIIHKALVDRNIQASLENQKKLNWCREVRKLVALKTNGDGNCLMHAASQYMWGVQDTDLVLRKALFSTLKETDTRNFKFRWQLESLKSQEFVETGLCYDTRNWTDEWDNLVKMASTDTPGARSGLQYPSLEEIHIFVLCNILRRPIIVIADKMLRSLESGSNFAPLKVGGIYLPLHWPAQECYRYPIVLGYDSQHFVPLVTLKDSGPEIRAVPLVNRERGRFEDLKVHFLTDPENEMKEKLLKEYLMVIEIPVQGWDHGTTHLINAAKLDEANLPKEINLVDDYFELVQHEYKKWQENNDQGRRELHPVDPSVSQLSLMDVKCETPNCPFFMSTNTQPLCHECAERRQKNQNKSPKPKSKPGPDVVLGASRGEAYEPTAWNPQETAGGPHSAPPTAPSLFLFSETTAMKCRSPGCPFTLNVQHNGFCERCHNARQLNAGHTSENTRRLDPGKCQACLQDVTRTFNGICSTCFKRTTAEPPANLSSSIPPSCHQRSKSDPAQLLQSLSPHSCHRAGSEAPSGCLSQAARTPGDRTGTSKCRKAGCMYFGTPENQGFCTLCFIEYRENKHFVAASGKVGPTASRFQNATPCLGRECGTLGSTVFEGYCQKCFIEAQNQRFHEAKRTEEQLVRHV, encoded by the exons ATGATGGCTGAACAACTCCTTCCTCAGGCTTTGTATTTGAGCAATATGCGGAAAGCTGTGAAGATCAGAGAGAGGACtccagaagatatttttaaacctACCAATGGAATCATTCATCATTTCAAATCCATGCACCGATACACACTGGAAATGTTCAGAACTCGCCAGTTTTGTCCACAGTTTCGGGAGATCATCCACAAAGCTCTCGTAGACAGAAACATCCAGGCCTCCCTGGAAAATCAGAAGAAGCTCAACTGGTGTCGGGAAGTCAGGAAACTTGTGGCTCTGAAAACAAATG GTGACGGAAACTGCCTCATGCACGCCGCTTCGCAGTACATGTGGGGTGTTCAGGACACCGACCTGGTCCTGAGGAAGGCCCTCTTCAGCACTCTCAAGGAGACGGACACACGCAACTTTAAATTCCGCTGGCAGCTGGAGTCTCTTAAATCTCAGGAATTCGTGGAAACGGGGCTGTGCTATGACACCCGG AATTGGACTGATGAGTGGGACAACCTTGTCAAAATGGCCTCCACAGACACACCAGGGGCCCGCAGCGGCCTCCAGTACCCGTCCCTGGAAGAAATACACATATTTGTCCTGTGCAACATCCTCCGAAGGCCGATTATCGTCATTGCAG ACAAAATGCTGAGAAGTTTGGAATCGGGTTCCAATTTCGCTCCTTTGAAGGTGGGCGGGATTTACTTGCCTCTCCACTGGCCTGCCCAGGAATGCTACAGATATCCCATCGTTCTCGGCTACGACAGCCAGCACTTTGTACCCCTGGTGACCCTGAAGGACAGCGGGCCCG aaatCCGAGCCGTTCCACTTGTTAACCGAGAGCGAGGAAGATTTGAAGACTTAAAAGTTCACTTTTTGACAGATCCTGAGAATGAGATGAAGGAGAAGCTCTTGAAAGAATACTTGATGGTGATAGAAATCCCCGTCCAAGGCTGGGACCACGGCACCACCCATTTGATCAATGCTGCAAA GTTGGATGAAGCTAACTTACCAAAGGAAATAAACCTGGTAGATGACTACTTTGAACTCGTCCAGCACGAGTACAAGAAGTGGCAAGAGAACAATGACCAGGGGCGGAGAGAGCTGCACCCCGTGGACCCCTCCGTCTCCCAGCTGTCTCTCATGGACGTAAAATGCGAAACGCCCAACTGCCCGTTCTTCATGTCCACGAACACCCAGCCTCTGTGCCATGAATGCGCAGAGAGGCGGCAAAAGAACCAGAACAAATCCCCAAAGCCGAAGTCCAAGCCAGGCCCTGACGTGGTGCTTGGAGCCTCTCGGGGTGAGGCCTACGAGCCCACAGCCTGGAACCCCCAGGAGACAGCCGGGGGGCCTCATTCGGCCCCTCCGACAGCTCCCAGCCTCTTCCTGTTCAGCGAGACCACCGCGATGAAGTGCAGGAGCCCCGGCTGCCCTTTCACACTGAACGTACAGCACAACGGATTTTGTGAGCGTTGCCACAATGCCCGGCAACTTAATGCGGGCCACACCTCGGAAAACACGAGGCGTTTAGATCCTGGGAAGTGCCAGGCCTGCCTCCAGGACGTCACCAGGACATTTAATGGGATCTGCAGCACGTGCTTCAAACGGACTACGGCAGAGCCCCCCGCGAACCTCAGCTCCAGCATCCCTCCTTCCTGTCATCAGAGGTCTAAGTCAGACCCCGCACAGCTGCTCCAGAGCCTCTCCCCGCATTCCTGCCACAGAGCGGGGAGTGAAGCCCCCTCTGGCTGCCTCTCTCAGGCTGCACGGACTCCAGGGGACCGGACGGGGACAAGCAAATGCCGGAAAGCGGGCTGCATGTACTTTGGAACTCCCGAAAACCAGGGCTTTTGCACGCTGTGTTTCATCGAGTACAGAGAAAATAAAC ATTTTGTTGCTGCCTCGGGGAAAGTAGGTCCCACAGCCTCCAGATTCCAGAATGCAACCCCCTGCCTGGGGAGAGAATGCGGCACCCTCGGAAGCACCGTGTTTGAAGGATACTGTCAGAAGTGTTTCATTGAAGCTCAAAATCAGAGATTCCATGAAGCAAAAAGGACTGAAGAGCAACTGGTGAGACATGTTTGA